From the genome of Nitrospira sp., one region includes:
- a CDS encoding DUF4062 domain-containing protein — MVRVFVSGTYRDLVEYREAILKHLDRMSDYHKISMEIMGTSDRNAVDKSISDLKNCQVYLGIIGHRYGTILPDYDGKSITELEYETAYNLHRMDPQKIRILIYLADEKILLPVKLREDDSKFQKVSDFRLLLQTRHTPQLFDSVLDLVSKVSTDLPKVFTDASLRPSMEYTVFGVSELGRVYEEIDSTTQERINKVENFLLFTAETFGSLFNLVQNYASHPFFKAVREKLSSVIPGLSLNPEHGVLKRANVRHVILRTETLLPILLELTPQLLQKVGVNAGSTAAGDLINQTLRPKKYVPASPQVFIALWDFWDRTGGWGEMCLVEDVPSSWKIKITNSFLTLENDLEKTHKLCHFWCGYIEGFLSQSLPLLADLIAELEPSQANKVALPAYWEVSEVKHLNESTSTEDFFTVSFKKRRFSVSLEEVIAAKSMMDHSFFDLAVGHCVGALLHSKQDFGDDGRWIQKISAMDVDIRIRNILLREQTADSVAASQAIRGILRPLTLDKVSILFHQTNYIIQQLVQGDERCEDKKPGGVAANALAAF; from the coding sequence ATGGTAAGGGTGTTCGTTAGTGGAACATATCGTGACCTGGTTGAATACAGAGAGGCCATACTTAAGCATCTAGATAGAATGAGTGACTATCACAAGATCTCTATGGAAATTATGGGCACTAGTGATAGAAACGCGGTCGATAAATCAATCTCTGACTTAAAGAACTGCCAAGTCTATCTCGGAATCATTGGACACCGGTATGGGACAATACTTCCGGACTATGATGGGAAATCAATTACGGAGCTCGAGTATGAAACAGCCTATAACCTTCACAGGATGGACCCTCAAAAAATACGTATTTTGATTTATCTGGCCGACGAGAAAATTCTCCTGCCGGTCAAGTTGCGGGAGGATGATAGCAAATTCCAAAAAGTATCAGACTTTAGGTTGTTGCTTCAGACTCGGCATACTCCCCAGCTGTTTGACTCAGTATTGGACCTAGTCTCAAAAGTTTCAACGGACCTTCCCAAAGTATTCACGGACGCAAGTTTACGCCCGTCAATGGAATATACCGTATTCGGGGTATCAGAATTGGGCAGAGTATATGAGGAGATTGATTCAACCACACAAGAACGTATCAATAAGGTTGAGAACTTTTTGCTTTTTACTGCTGAAACATTTGGCTCGCTTTTTAATCTCGTCCAAAATTATGCCTCTCACCCTTTCTTTAAGGCCGTCAGAGAAAAACTGTCGTCTGTCATCCCAGGTTTGTCGTTGAATCCAGAGCATGGAGTTTTAAAACGAGCAAATGTCAGACACGTGATACTTCGGACTGAGACTCTACTTCCCATCCTCTTGGAACTCACCCCACAACTTCTTCAGAAGGTAGGCGTCAATGCGGGCTCCACTGCAGCAGGGGACCTCATCAATCAGACGTTGAGACCCAAGAAGTATGTTCCAGCATCTCCACAGGTATTTATTGCGCTGTGGGACTTTTGGGATAGGACGGGTGGCTGGGGAGAAATGTGTCTTGTCGAAGACGTGCCATCATCATGGAAGATCAAAATTACAAATAGCTTTTTGACCCTTGAGAATGATTTAGAAAAGACTCACAAACTATGTCATTTCTGGTGCGGGTATATTGAAGGATTCCTTTCCCAGTCATTGCCACTTTTGGCCGACTTGATCGCTGAGTTAGAACCATCGCAGGCAAATAAAGTTGCCCTGCCAGCATATTGGGAAGTAAGTGAGGTTAAACATCTTAATGAGAGTACATCCACCGAAGATTTTTTCACTGTCTCCTTTAAGAAAAGAAGATTCTCAGTTTCTCTTGAGGAGGTTATAGCGGCCAAAAGTATGATGGACCACAGCTTCTTTGACTTGGCAGTAGGGCATTGTGTGGGGGCCCTGCTTCACTCCAAACAAGATTTTGGTGATGATGGTAGATGGATACAGAAGATTTCAGCTATGGACGTGGACATTAGAATACGCAACATCTTGCTAAGAGAGCAAACTGCTGATTCTGTTGCTGCCAGCCAAGCCATTAGAGGAATTCTTCGCCCACTTACGTTGGATAAAGTAAGTATTTTATTCCATCAAACCAATTACATTATCCAGCAACTTGTTCAGGGAGATGAAAGGTGTGAAGATAAAAAGCCTGGAGGAGTTGCAGCGAACGCTCTTGCCGCATTCTAA
- a CDS encoding argininosuccinate synthase — protein MKIKSLEELQRTLLPHSKVLLLYSGGLDGSFLLWWLSKQSIGKLFALTIDLGGDLDLSVVREICSNFGAESLVIDKREEFVAEYVAPSIPAQGYYLGGHPICASLSRPLMAKVAVEVACREKIDVLLHSSNVTQNSLRRFNGALESLQFAGVFGSPFEESTITREEKRKCLLCSGGWKGTDARFSSDTNLWGREFENGSLDDPENIDIPEEIFSWTRQPRAKSSRKISLKFERGLPSSLDSVPMGLSKIISRLQFEVGAFGIGRYVGLEEIQNGSKVQEVREMPAATLLYDAYRRLESASVRSECVREKLCLEQLWVREAIEGRWFGLLRESAQEFINHVAARVNGTIEYELDSQGFKVQSLRSEIPRYLRSRGES, from the coding sequence GTGAAGATAAAAAGCCTGGAGGAGTTGCAGCGAACGCTCTTGCCGCATTCTAAAGTGCTACTACTTTACAGTGGTGGCCTGGATGGCAGTTTCCTTTTGTGGTGGCTTTCTAAGCAATCTATAGGGAAGCTATTCGCTCTAACAATTGACCTTGGCGGTGATCTAGACCTTTCCGTTGTTAGAGAGATTTGCTCAAATTTCGGTGCAGAATCGCTCGTGATCGACAAACGTGAGGAGTTTGTCGCTGAATATGTGGCGCCATCTATACCAGCTCAGGGTTACTATCTGGGGGGTCATCCGATCTGTGCATCCTTAAGCAGGCCATTAATGGCAAAAGTTGCAGTGGAAGTTGCGTGCCGCGAAAAAATTGATGTGCTGTTGCATTCGTCAAATGTAACGCAAAATAGCCTTCGCCGATTCAATGGTGCATTAGAAAGTTTGCAGTTTGCAGGTGTTTTTGGCTCTCCTTTCGAGGAGAGTACTATAACGAGGGAAGAAAAGAGGAAATGCTTATTATGCAGCGGAGGATGGAAAGGGACAGATGCTCGCTTCAGTTCCGATACAAATCTATGGGGAAGGGAATTTGAGAATGGAAGTCTAGATGATCCGGAGAACATAGATATTCCTGAAGAAATATTCTCCTGGACGCGGCAACCTAGGGCTAAGAGCAGTCGAAAGATAAGTCTTAAGTTTGAGCGAGGCCTCCCCTCCAGCTTAGATTCTGTGCCTATGGGTCTCTCTAAGATAATATCTCGATTGCAATTTGAGGTCGGAGCTTTTGGGATCGGACGTTATGTTGGATTGGAAGAGATCCAAAATGGTAGCAAGGTACAAGAGGTTCGTGAAATGCCCGCTGCTACGTTGCTTTATGACGCCTATCGCAGGTTAGAATCGGCTTCGGTACGATCAGAATGTGTTCGAGAGAAATTATGCTTGGAGCAGCTTTGGGTCAGAGAAGCTATTGAAGGAAGATGGTTTGGGTTGCTCCGAGAGTCGGCTCAAGAATTCATCAACCATGTTGCGGCCCGGGTGAATGGGACAATAGAATATGAGCTAGATTCGCAAGGGTTTAAGGTGCAATCACTTCGTAGTGAGATTCCGAGATACTTGCGTTCCAGGGGCGAGAGCTGA
- the ada gene encoding bifunctional DNA-binding transcriptional regulator/O6-methylguanine-DNA methyltransferase Ada, translating to MTSSASTSRRINRTIRQDSRWAAILTRDPAADGTFYYSVKTTGVYCRPSCAARQPLRENVRFHATRADAEQAGFRPCKRCRPDQPSSLDRQAGLVVAICRYIEQAGHLPSLDELAQRARMSPSHFRRVFTSVTGLTPRGYAAAHRATRVRFELAHDRPVTEALYEAGFNSSGRFYETSNALLGMTPSRYRAGGAQTEIRFAVGQCSLGAILVAQSERGVCAILLGEDPDALTRDLQDRFPRANLIGGDAAFEGLVSTVVGFVEAPGRGLNLPLDIRGTAFQQLVWQALQRIPAGSTATYAEIATRIGSPKSMRAVGRACGANPLAVAIPCHRVVRNDGGLSGYRWGVERKRMLLERESSVAREA from the coding sequence ATGACCTCCTCGGCCTCGACTTCGCGACGGATCAACCGGACCATCAGGCAGGACTCGCGTTGGGCGGCCATCCTGACCCGCGATCCTGCCGCGGACGGCACCTTCTACTATTCCGTCAAGACGACCGGGGTGTATTGCCGTCCTTCCTGTGCGGCGCGTCAGCCTCTGCGGGAGAATGTCCGGTTTCACGCGACCCGCGCGGATGCCGAACAGGCCGGGTTCCGTCCGTGCAAGCGTTGCCGGCCTGATCAGCCCTCGTCGCTTGATCGGCAAGCGGGATTGGTGGTCGCCATCTGCCGGTATATTGAGCAGGCCGGGCACCTGCCGTCTCTCGACGAGTTGGCGCAACGCGCGAGGATGAGTCCGTCCCATTTTCGTCGGGTCTTTACCTCCGTCACGGGCCTGACACCGCGGGGATATGCCGCTGCACACCGCGCAACACGGGTACGGTTTGAATTAGCGCATGATCGTCCGGTGACGGAGGCGCTCTATGAGGCCGGGTTCAATTCTTCCGGGCGCTTCTACGAAACGTCGAATGCCCTTCTGGGTATGACCCCGTCACGCTACCGGGCCGGGGGTGCACAGACCGAGATCCGGTTTGCGGTGGGACAGTGTTCATTGGGGGCGATTCTGGTGGCTCAAAGTGAGCGCGGGGTCTGCGCCATTCTCCTGGGCGAGGATCCGGATGCGTTGACGCGGGATCTTCAGGACCGGTTCCCCCGGGCGAACCTCATCGGTGGGGATGCCGCATTTGAGGGCCTGGTCTCAACCGTGGTCGGCTTCGTGGAAGCTCCGGGGCGAGGGTTGAACCTTCCGCTCGATATCCGGGGCACGGCGTTCCAGCAGCTAGTGTGGCAGGCCTTGCAGCGGATTCCCGCGGGCTCGACGGCGACGTATGCCGAGATCGCGACTCGCATCGGTTCGCCCAAGTCCATGCGAGCGGTCGGGCGGGCTTGCGGGGCGAATCCATTGGCGGTCGCCATTCCCTGTCATCGAGTCGTGCGCAACGATGGTGGCCTCTCGGGCTATCGCTGGGGTGTGGAGCGCAAACGGATGTTGCTTGAACGTGAGTCGAGTGTGGCCCGTGAAGCGTAA
- a CDS encoding response regulator yields the protein MGMAWPFGLVADEKVCLGRVLVVDDEDSIRSLLRMTLAQAGYDVEEAEDGGRAVEVLNSGDNPLMVDVIICDIRMPRINGVEAITYFRAQYPSLPVIVLTGYHDEQLASSLRKQGVVECLEKPADREQILTSVAQAIAGRRISFYP from the coding sequence ATGGGAATGGCATGGCCGTTCGGATTGGTTGCAGACGAGAAGGTCTGTCTGGGGCGGGTACTGGTGGTGGACGATGAGGATTCCATTCGCAGCCTGCTCCGCATGACGCTGGCACAGGCGGGATACGACGTCGAGGAGGCGGAGGACGGTGGGAGGGCGGTCGAGGTCTTGAACAGTGGCGACAATCCGTTGATGGTCGATGTCATCATTTGCGATATCCGGATGCCGCGTATCAACGGGGTCGAGGCCATTACCTATTTCCGCGCTCAATACCCCTCCCTCCCGGTCATCGTGTTGACGGGGTACCACGATGAGCAGCTGGCCAGTTCGCTGCGCAAACAGGGTGTGGTGGAGTGTTTGGAGAAACCGGCGGATCGGGAGCAGATTCTCACGTCTGTGGCGCAGGCGATTGCCGGGCGACGGATCAGTTTTTATCCGTGA
- a CDS encoding MOSC domain-containing protein gives MQRTTGLIRSIQVGLPSSEHSDCADDPDSKPWTTGMFKRSIPDPIWLGSHNLAGDGQADLVHHGGVDKAVCTYPSEHWMYWRGILTSHRLTGGAFGENFTLEGLTEADVCIGDVFSVGAAVVQISQPRQPCWKLARRWQITDLAVQMERTGFTGWYVRVIQEGMVEPGGRLQLMERPCPEWTIATANRIMHHERNNLAAAERLSLCPLLSASWQHTLRQRCHSQAGPDPQHRRFGATHSSSSSF, from the coding sequence GTGCAGAGGACGACCGGGCTCATACGATCGATCCAGGTGGGGCTCCCGTCCAGTGAGCACAGCGACTGTGCGGACGATCCGGACTCAAAGCCTTGGACGACCGGGATGTTCAAGCGCTCTATCCCGGACCCGATCTGGCTCGGATCGCACAATCTGGCAGGAGATGGACAGGCGGATCTCGTCCATCATGGAGGCGTCGATAAGGCGGTCTGTACCTATCCGTCGGAACACTGGATGTATTGGCGCGGCATCCTGACCTCTCATCGACTTACCGGCGGTGCATTCGGCGAAAACTTCACGCTGGAGGGGCTCACGGAAGCCGATGTCTGCATCGGCGATGTCTTCTCCGTCGGCGCGGCCGTCGTGCAGATTTCGCAACCCAGACAGCCCTGCTGGAAACTCGCCCGTCGCTGGCAGATCACAGATCTGGCGGTACAAATGGAACGCACCGGCTTCACAGGCTGGTATGTCCGAGTGATCCAGGAGGGCATGGTCGAACCGGGTGGGCGGCTGCAGCTCATGGAACGCCCCTGCCCTGAATGGACCATCGCGACCGCCAATCGGATCATGCACCATGAACGGAACAACCTGGCCGCAGCCGAACGCTTGAGCCTCTGCCCATTGCTCTCCGCAAGCTGGCAGCACACCTTGCGGCAACGGTGCCACAGCCAGGCGGGGCCTGACCCGCAGCATCGACGATTCGGCGCTACCCATTCTTCGTCATCATCATTCTGA
- the cynR gene encoding transcriptional regulator CynR: MEFRHLRYFLAVADALHFTKAAEGLPVSQPALSAQIKQLEQEVGVPLFDRVGRSVQLTRAGSIFREHARRALREMELAQVAIAEEEGLQRGTLTVGVVQTVNAYLIPEIVGRFSTLHPLVSLKLDELSGPDIEAGVKSGSLEVGIGFVPVVSDRIESQPLFEEDFVLIASPRHRFARRRYLSLSALTKESLILLPNMFCTRRLLDASFEQAGVQPKIIVEMNSIEGILATVRRSNLATVLPRLSLGLARNQTLRAIALKNPTPRRGIGLLWKKGGYRSGAAKALTDQVRAVVAEHWRS, translated from the coding sequence ATGGAATTTCGCCATCTCCGGTATTTTCTCGCCGTGGCCGATGCACTGCATTTCACCAAGGCCGCCGAAGGGTTGCCGGTTTCTCAGCCGGCGTTGTCGGCGCAAATCAAGCAGTTGGAGCAGGAAGTAGGGGTGCCGCTGTTCGATCGCGTGGGGCGATCGGTTCAATTGACGCGAGCCGGGTCGATTTTCCGCGAGCATGCCCGGCGGGCCTTGCGGGAGATGGAACTGGCGCAAGTGGCGATTGCCGAGGAAGAGGGGCTGCAGCGGGGGACCCTCACGGTCGGCGTCGTCCAAACCGTGAATGCCTATTTAATTCCCGAGATCGTCGGCCGCTTCTCGACCCTGCATCCGCTGGTGTCGCTCAAGCTCGACGAACTGTCCGGTCCGGACATCGAGGCCGGCGTCAAGAGCGGGTCGCTGGAAGTCGGCATCGGGTTCGTGCCGGTGGTGTCGGATCGCATCGAGAGCCAGCCGCTGTTTGAAGAAGACTTTGTGCTGATCGCCTCCCCCAGGCACCGGTTTGCCCGGCGTCGGTACCTGTCCCTGTCGGCCCTGACGAAGGAGTCGTTGATTCTTCTGCCGAATATGTTCTGTACGCGCCGCTTGTTGGATGCGAGCTTTGAGCAGGCAGGCGTTCAGCCGAAGATTATCGTGGAAATGAATTCCATCGAGGGGATTCTGGCGACCGTGCGCAGGAGCAACCTCGCCACGGTCTTGCCCCGCTTATCTCTCGGCCTGGCGCGTAACCAGACGCTTCGGGCCATTGCGCTGAAGAATCCCACCCCTCGTCGAGGTATCGGACTCTTATGGAAAAAGGGCGGCTACAGGAGCGGAGCGGCCAAGGCGCTGACCGATCAGGTGCGAGCCGTTGTGGCTGAACATTGGCGTTCGTGA
- a CDS encoding MdtA/MuxA family multidrug efflux RND transporter periplasmic adaptor subunit has translation MAESVQFATLLKRWMIGLCAACLLAVGVYVLMTRSGEAQPRQAEKRPAMGARSTPVVAVAAKTSEMNIYLNGLGSVIPMNTVTVKSRVDGQLMRVLFKEGQLVHSGELLAQIDPRPFEVQLIQAEGQMARDQAQMKNAQLDLERYRDLYKQNFIPKQQLDTQEALVRQYEGIVKADQGQIDNAKLQLTYSSITAPINGRVGLRLVDAGNIVHANDPNGLLVITQLQPITVVFALAEDHLPAVFERLKAGKQLVVEAFDREQKRKLATGTLLTVDNQIDPTTGTVRLKAVFPNDDSSLFPNQFVNARLLLDIKQGVTVVPSAAVQRGPKGTFVYVVNEAEQTVSVRAVTVGVAQGEEAAIDTGLASGEVVVVDGTEKLREGSKVELRPAAGAVPASQEAPAPGGEGRTRGKRT, from the coding sequence ATGGCTGAATCCGTGCAATTTGCAACCCTGTTGAAGCGATGGATGATCGGGCTGTGTGCGGCCTGCCTGCTGGCGGTGGGGGTCTATGTATTGATGACCCGATCCGGTGAAGCCCAGCCCCGCCAGGCGGAAAAGCGGCCCGCCATGGGGGCGCGGAGCACGCCGGTCGTGGCGGTGGCAGCCAAAACCAGCGAAATGAACATTTACCTGAACGGTCTGGGTTCGGTGATCCCGATGAACACCGTCACGGTGAAGAGCCGGGTGGACGGCCAGTTGATGCGGGTGCTCTTCAAGGAAGGGCAGCTCGTGCATAGCGGCGAATTGCTGGCGCAGATCGATCCGCGGCCGTTCGAGGTGCAGCTGATTCAAGCCGAGGGGCAAATGGCGCGCGATCAGGCGCAAATGAAAAACGCGCAGCTGGATCTGGAGCGGTACCGGGATCTCTACAAACAAAACTTCATTCCCAAGCAGCAGCTCGACACGCAGGAAGCGCTGGTGCGGCAGTACGAGGGCATCGTCAAGGCCGATCAGGGACAGATCGACAATGCCAAGCTGCAGTTGACCTATTCCAGCATCACCGCGCCGATCAACGGGCGGGTGGGGTTGCGCCTGGTGGATGCCGGCAATATCGTCCATGCCAACGATCCCAACGGGTTGTTGGTGATTACGCAATTGCAGCCTATCACGGTCGTGTTCGCCCTGGCGGAGGACCATTTGCCGGCTGTTTTCGAGCGGCTCAAGGCCGGGAAGCAACTGGTCGTGGAGGCTTTCGACCGGGAGCAAAAGCGGAAGTTGGCCACGGGGACGCTGCTCACCGTCGATAATCAGATCGACCCGACGACCGGCACCGTCCGCCTGAAAGCGGTGTTTCCAAACGATGACAGCTCGCTGTTTCCCAATCAGTTTGTGAATGCCCGGTTGCTCCTCGATATCAAACAGGGCGTCACGGTGGTGCCGTCCGCCGCCGTTCAGCGCGGGCCGAAGGGCACGTTCGTCTATGTGGTGAACGAGGCGGAGCAAACGGTCAGCGTGCGAGCCGTGACGGTGGGTGTCGCGCAGGGAGAAGAAGCCGCCATCGACACGGGTCTCGCCTCGGGTGAGGTGGTGGTCGTGGACGGGACCGAAAAGTTGCGCGAGGGCAGCAAGGTCGAGCTGCGTCCGGCAGCCGGAGCGGTCCCGGCCAGTCAGGAGGCGCCGGCGCCTGGCGGTGAGGGGCGCACACGAGGGAAGCGGACGTGA
- a CDS encoding multidrug efflux RND transporter permease subunit — MNPSRLFIVRPVATVLTMIAILLAGALAYRQLPVSALPQVDYPTIQVMTFYPGAGPDVMTSSITAPLERQFGQMPGLNQMTSTSSGGSSVVTLQFSLDIDLDVAEQEVQAAMNAAATFLPRDLPAPPVYSKVNPADAPILTLALTSATLPLPQVRDFAETRFAQKISQLSGVGLVSISGGQRPAVRIQANPRALAAYGLTLEDLRTVVAAANVNQAKGGFDGPRRASIINATDQLFAGKDYKALIVAYRNGAPVRLSEVAEVIDDVENTKQAAWMNETPAVIVNIQRQPGTNVIEVVDRVKRLLPQLQGTLPSSVQVSVLTDRTTSIRATVRDVQFELVLAVALVILVIFLFLRTLPATVIPAVAVPLSLIGTFGLMYLMGFSLNNLTLMALTISTGFVVDDAIVMIENIARYIEQGESPFQAALKGSKQIAFTILSLTVSLIAVLIPLLFMGDVVGRLFREFAVTLSITILISAIVSLTLTPMMCARLLRERRAEQPGRFSQASQRMLDRIIAGYGRSLQWVLRRQRATLVVTGGTLGLTLLLFLLIPKGFFPLQDTGVILGITEGPQAVSFGTMGERQQALARVILEEPAVESLSSFIGVDGTNTTLNSGRMYINLKPLGERMAGAGEIIRRIEARVAEVDGITLHMQPVQDLTVEDRVSRTQFQYTLEDADPEELNRWAPKLLESLQVRPELRDVSSDQLNQGLASLVEIDRNTASRMGITPQLITDTLYDAFGQRQVSTMFTQLNQYRVILEVMPEFQKGPEALQQLEVRGSGGSVPLNVFTRVTETTVPLVISRQGQFPAVTISFNLAPGGSLGEAVTAIRQVTHELGLPPSIRGSFQGAAQAFQSSLEHEPLLILAALITVYIVLGILYESYIHPLTILSTLPSAGVGALLALMLFRMEFSIIALIGIILLIGIVKKNAIMMIDFALEAERNEGKPPEQAIYEAGLLRFRPIMMTTMAALFGALPLAMGSGVGSELRQPLGIAIVGGLVVSQLLTLYTTPVVYLALDRVAARFRRDPGQVPVTGAVPVGQR, encoded by the coding sequence GTGAACCCGTCGCGGCTGTTCATCGTCCGGCCTGTGGCGACGGTCCTGACGATGATCGCCATTCTCCTGGCCGGGGCGCTGGCCTACCGCCAGCTGCCTGTCTCCGCCCTTCCGCAAGTCGATTACCCGACCATTCAGGTGATGACGTTTTATCCCGGCGCCGGACCGGATGTCATGACCTCGTCGATCACCGCGCCGCTGGAACGGCAGTTCGGGCAAATGCCCGGGCTGAACCAGATGACCTCCACGAGCTCAGGCGGCAGTTCGGTCGTCACCCTGCAATTCAGCCTCGATATCGATCTGGATGTGGCCGAGCAGGAAGTCCAGGCGGCGATGAATGCGGCGGCCACGTTTCTGCCGCGCGATCTGCCGGCTCCTCCGGTCTATAGCAAGGTCAATCCGGCCGACGCGCCGATTCTCACCCTGGCCTTGACCTCGGCCACGCTGCCCCTGCCCCAAGTGCGTGATTTCGCGGAAACCCGGTTCGCGCAAAAGATTTCACAGTTGTCCGGCGTCGGTCTGGTCAGCATCAGCGGCGGGCAGCGGCCCGCCGTGCGCATCCAGGCCAATCCCCGCGCCTTGGCTGCCTATGGATTGACGTTGGAGGATCTGCGAACCGTCGTGGCCGCCGCGAACGTCAATCAGGCCAAAGGCGGATTCGACGGACCCCGGCGCGCGTCCATCATCAACGCCACCGACCAATTGTTTGCCGGCAAGGATTACAAAGCGTTGATCGTCGCCTATCGCAACGGGGCGCCGGTTCGGCTCTCGGAGGTCGCCGAGGTGATCGACGATGTCGAGAATACCAAGCAGGCGGCATGGATGAATGAGACGCCGGCCGTGATCGTCAACATCCAGCGCCAGCCGGGGACGAATGTCATCGAAGTCGTCGATCGGGTCAAGCGACTGTTGCCGCAATTGCAGGGGACCTTGCCATCTTCGGTGCAGGTCTCGGTGCTGACCGACCGCACCACCTCGATCCGCGCGACCGTTCGCGATGTGCAGTTCGAACTAGTGCTCGCGGTGGCGCTCGTCATCCTGGTGATCTTCCTGTTTCTGCGGACGTTACCCGCCACGGTGATTCCGGCGGTGGCGGTGCCCTTGTCGCTCATCGGCACATTCGGTCTCATGTACCTGATGGGCTTCAGTTTGAATAACCTGACGTTAATGGCGCTGACGATCTCAACCGGTTTCGTGGTGGACGATGCCATCGTGATGATCGAGAACATCGCACGGTACATCGAACAGGGGGAGTCGCCGTTTCAGGCGGCGCTCAAAGGATCGAAGCAGATCGCCTTTACCATCCTGTCGCTGACGGTGTCTCTGATCGCCGTGCTCATTCCCTTGCTGTTCATGGGCGATGTGGTCGGGCGGCTGTTTCGCGAATTTGCCGTCACGCTGAGCATCACCATCCTCATCTCCGCGATCGTGTCGCTGACCCTGACGCCGATGATGTGCGCCCGGCTGTTGCGCGAGCGGCGGGCCGAACAGCCTGGCCGGTTCTCGCAGGCGTCGCAACGGATGTTGGATCGTATCATTGCGGGGTACGGGCGAAGTTTGCAGTGGGTACTCCGTCGTCAGCGCGCCACGTTGGTCGTGACGGGAGGCACCCTGGGGCTCACCCTGCTGCTCTTCCTGCTCATTCCCAAGGGCTTCTTTCCACTTCAGGACACCGGTGTCATTCTGGGGATCACGGAAGGCCCGCAAGCGGTTTCTTTCGGCACCATGGGAGAGCGGCAACAGGCGTTGGCGCGTGTGATTCTCGAAGAGCCGGCCGTCGAAAGCCTGTCCTCCTTCATCGGGGTCGATGGGACGAACACCACCCTCAACAGCGGACGGATGTATATCAATCTGAAGCCTTTGGGGGAACGGATGGCGGGGGCGGGCGAGATCATCCGGCGGATCGAAGCACGCGTGGCGGAGGTGGATGGGATCACCCTGCACATGCAGCCGGTGCAGGATCTCACCGTGGAAGATCGCGTCAGCCGCACCCAGTTTCAATATACGTTGGAAGACGCCGATCCTGAGGAGCTGAATCGCTGGGCGCCGAAACTGCTGGAGAGCCTGCAGGTGCGGCCGGAGCTGCGGGATGTCAGCAGCGATCAACTGAATCAGGGGCTGGCGTCGCTGGTGGAGATCGACCGCAATACCGCCTCGCGCATGGGCATCACGCCGCAACTCATCACCGACACGCTCTACGATGCTTTCGGGCAGCGGCAGGTCTCCACCATGTTCACGCAACTGAACCAGTACCGCGTCATTCTGGAAGTGATGCCGGAATTTCAGAAAGGGCCGGAGGCGCTGCAACAGTTGGAAGTGCGCGGGAGCGGCGGGTCGGTGCCGTTGAATGTCTTCACGAGAGTGACCGAAACGACGGTGCCGCTAGTCATCAGCCGGCAGGGCCAGTTTCCAGCCGTGACGATCTCCTTCAACCTTGCGCCGGGAGGGTCCCTCGGTGAAGCGGTGACAGCGATCCGGCAGGTGACGCATGAGCTCGGCCTGCCCCCGAGCATCCGCGGGAGTTTCCAGGGCGCCGCGCAAGCCTTTCAAAGCTCCTTGGAACATGAACCCCTGCTGATCCTGGCCGCCCTGATCACCGTCTATATCGTGCTCGGGATTTTGTATGAGAGTTACATCCATCCCCTCACGATCCTGTCTACGTTGCCCTCTGCGGGGGTCGGCGCGCTGCTGGCCCTGATGTTGTTCCGCATGGAGTTCAGCATCATCGCGCTGATCGGGATCATTCTCCTGATCGGCATCGTGAAGAAGAATGCCATCATGATGATCGATTTCGCCTTGGAGGCGGAACGCAACGAGGGCAAGCCGCCGGAGCAGGCTATCTATGAAGCCGGACTCCTGCGTTTTCGCCCGATCATGATGACGACCATGGCGGCGCTCTTCGGGGCCTTGCCCCTGGCGATGGGCTCGGGGGTCGGATCGGAGTTGCGGCAACCACTCGGAATTGCCATCGTCGGTGGATTGGTGGTGAGCCAGTTGCTGACTCTCTACACGACCCCGGTTGTCTATCTTGCCCTGGATCGGGTGGCCGCTCGGTTCCGGCGCGACCCTGGGCAGGTGCCGGTAACCGGGGCGGTTCCGGTAGGTCAGCGATGA